In Escherichia ruysiae, a genomic segment contains:
- a CDS encoding class II glutamine amidotransferase — protein MCELLGMSANVPTDICFSFTGLVQRGGGTGPHKDGWGITFYEGKGCRTFKDPQPSFNSPIAKLVQDYPIKSCSVIAHIRQANRGEVALENTHPFTRELWGRNWTYAHNGQLTGYKSLETGNFRPVGETDSEKAFCWLLYKLTQRYPRTPGNMAAVFKYIASLADELRQKGVFNMLLSDGRYVMAYCSTNLHWITRRAPFGVATLLDQDVEIDFSSQTTPNDVVTVIATQPLTGNETWQKIMPGEWRLFCLGERVV, from the coding sequence ATGTGCGAATTGCTCGGGATGAGCGCCAACGTCCCTACCGATATCTGCTTTAGTTTCACCGGGCTTGTACAGCGCGGTGGTGGAACCGGGCCACATAAAGATGGCTGGGGCATTACCTTTTACGAAGGCAAAGGTTGTCGCACATTTAAAGATCCACAACCCAGCTTTAATTCCCCCATCGCTAAACTGGTTCAGGACTACCCGATAAAATCCTGCTCGGTAATCGCTCATATTCGCCAGGCAAATCGGGGCGAGGTGGCGCTGGAAAATACTCACCCGTTTACCCGTGAGCTATGGGGACGCAACTGGACTTATGCGCACAACGGGCAACTGACGGGCTATAAATCACTGGAAACCGGCAACTTCCGTCCGGTAGGTGAAACCGACAGCGAAAAAGCCTTCTGCTGGTTGTTGTATAAACTGACGCAGCGTTACCCGCGCACGCCGGGCAACATGGCGGCGGTGTTTAAATATATCGCCTCACTGGCGGATGAGTTGCGGCAGAAGGGCGTTTTCAACATGCTGCTTTCAGACGGGCGCTATGTAATGGCGTATTGCTCGACTAATTTACACTGGATCACCCGGCGCGCGCCGTTTGGCGTGGCGACGTTGCTGGATCAGGATGTGGAAATCGACTTCAGCTCGCAGACCACACCGAATGATGTGGTCACGGTGATTGCGACACAGCCGCTGACGGGCAATGAAACCTGGCAAAAGATTATGCCAGGCGAATGGCGCTTATTTTGCCTCGGGGAGCGTGTAGTTTGA
- the ivy gene encoding Ivy family C-type lysozyme inhibitor: MFKAITTVAALVIATSAMAQDDLTISSLAKGEATKAAFNQMVQGHKLPVWVMKGGTYTPAQTVTLGDETYQVMSACKPHDCGSQRIAVMWSEKSNQMTGLFSTIDEKTSQEKLTWLNVNDALSIDGKTVLFAALTGSLENHPDGFNFK, translated from the coding sequence ATGTTTAAGGCAATAACGACAGTCGCCGCTTTGGTCATCGCCACCAGTGCAATGGCGCAGGATGATTTAACAATTAGCAGCCTGGCAAAGGGCGAAGCCACCAAAGCTGCGTTTAATCAGATGGTGCAAGGGCATAAGCTACCAGTCTGGGTGATGAAAGGCGGTACTTATACCCCCGCACAAACCGTAACGTTGGGCGATGAGACTTATCAGGTGATGAGTGCGTGCAAACCGCATGATTGCGGCTCGCAACGTATTGCGGTGATGTGGTCCGAGAAATCTAATCAGATGACGGGTCTGTTCTCAACCATTGATGAGAAAACTTCGCAAGAGAAGCTCACCTGGCTGAATGTGAACGATGCGCTCTCGATTGATGGTAAAACGGTGCTGTTCGCGGCGTTGACTGGCAGCCTGGAAAACCATCCGGATGGATTTAATTTCAAATAA
- a CDS encoding type II toxin-antitoxin system HicB family antitoxin yields the protein MSQASNIITIKGQPAAVTFEADINAFRGKFLNVNGYCDFVATSIEALYREGESALDEWIADCEEDGIAPFREEEEQKRLTLRVPHHIDSRLTIVARQHSISKNQLIVDVLEREFSAQM from the coding sequence ATATCTCAAGCATCGAACATTATCACAATTAAAGGTCAACCAGCCGCAGTGACATTTGAAGCTGATATCAACGCATTTCGCGGCAAATTCCTTAATGTAAATGGTTATTGCGACTTTGTGGCCACAAGCATTGAAGCATTGTACCGTGAAGGTGAAAGCGCGCTGGATGAGTGGATTGCAGATTGTGAAGAGGACGGCATTGCCCCTTTTCGTGAAGAAGAAGAGCAAAAACGCCTGACGCTGCGCGTTCCTCATCACATCGATTCACGGCTGACCATCGTCGCCAGGCAACATTCCATTTCAAAAAACCAGCTCATTGTTGATGTCTTAGAACGTGAGTTTTCAGCCCAGATGTAA
- the lpcA gene encoding D-sedoheptulose 7-phosphate isomerase has protein sequence MYQDLIRNELNEAAETLANFLKDDANIHAIQRAAVLLADSFKAGGKVLSCGNGGSHCDAMHFAEELTGRYRENRPGYPAIAISDVSHITCVGNDFGFNDIFSRYVEAVGREGDVLLGISTSGNSANVIKAIAAAREKGMKVITLTGKDGGKMAGTADIEIRVPHFGYADRIQEIHIKVIHILIQLIEKEMVK, from the coding sequence ATGTACCAGGATCTTATTCGTAACGAACTGAACGAAGCGGCGGAAACGCTGGCTAACTTTTTAAAAGATGACGCCAATATTCACGCCATTCAGCGCGCGGCGGTCCTGTTAGCAGACAGTTTTAAAGCCGGTGGCAAAGTGCTTTCCTGCGGCAACGGCGGCTCCCATTGCGACGCCATGCACTTTGCAGAAGAACTGACGGGGCGCTACCGTGAAAACCGTCCGGGTTATCCGGCGATTGCCATTTCTGATGTCAGCCACATCACCTGTGTGGGGAATGATTTTGGGTTTAACGACATTTTCTCCCGTTACGTTGAAGCAGTAGGTCGCGAAGGTGATGTGCTGCTGGGGATCTCCACCTCGGGTAACTCTGCAAACGTAATCAAGGCGATTGCGGCGGCGCGTGAGAAGGGCATGAAAGTGATCACCCTGACCGGTAAAGACGGCGGCAAAATGGCTGGCACGGCGGATATCGAAATTCGCGTTCCGCACTTTGGCTATGCCGATCGCATTCAGGAGATCCACATTAAAGTTATCCATATCCTGATCCAGTTAATTGAAAAAGAGATGGTTAAGTAA
- a CDS encoding C40 family peptidase, with translation MSSFFHGRFLHPGVFSLCVLLPVLASATTSHISFSYAARQRMQNRARLLKQYQTHLKKQASYIVEGNAESRKALRQHNREQIKQHPEWFPAPLKASDRRWQALAENNHFLSSNHLHNITEVAIHRLELQLGKPYVWGGTRPDKGFDCSGLVFYAYNKILEAKLPRTANEMYHYHRATIVANNDLRRGDLLFFHIHSREIADHMGVYLGDGQFIESPRTGETIRISRLAEPFWQDHFLGARRILTEETIL, from the coding sequence ATGTCTTCGTTCTTTCACGGCAGATTTCTGCATCCAGGCGTGTTTTCGTTATGCGTTTTGCTTCCTGTACTCGCCAGCGCCACCACATCACACATCTCTTTCAGCTACGCCGCCCGCCAGCGGATGCAAAACCGTGCGCGTTTATTAAAACAGTACCAAACCCATCTGAAAAAACAGGCCAGCTACATTGTGGAAGGTAATGCCGAAAGCAGAAAGGCGCTGCGCCAGCATAACCGCGAACAGATAAAACAGCATCCTGAATGGTTTCCTGCGCCACTCAAGGCGAGTGACAGACGCTGGCAGGCACTGGCAGAGAACAACCATTTCTTAAGCAGCAATCATCTGCACAACATTACCGAAGTAGCGATCCACCGCCTGGAGCTGCAGCTTGGCAAGCCCTACGTCTGGGGCGGCACGCGGCCCGATAAAGGCTTCGACTGTAGCGGGTTAGTTTTTTATGCCTACAACAAGATCCTCGAGGCGAAACTTCCGCGCACGGCGAATGAGATGTATCACTACCATCGGGCGACGATTGTGGCGAACAACGACCTGCGCCGGGGGGATTTGCTGTTTTTCCATATTCATAGCCGTGAGATAGCTGACCATATGGGCGTGTATCTGGGCGATGGACAGTTTATCGAGTCGCCACGCACCGGGGAAACCATTCGGATAAGTCGCTTAGCCGAACCTTTCTGGCAGGATCATTTTTTGGGCGCGCGACGGATTTTGACGGAAGAGACGATTTTGTAA
- a CDS encoding amidohydrolase, giving the protein MPGLKITLLQQPLVWMDGPANLRHFDRQLEGITGRDAIVLPEMFTSGFAMEAAVSSLSQENVVDWMSAKAQQCNALIAGSVALQTDSGSVNRFLLVEPGGTVHFYDKRHLFRMADEHLHYKAGNERVIVEWRGWRILPLVCYDLRFPVWSRNFNDYDLAIYVANWPAPRSLHWQALLTARAIENQAYVAGCNRVGSDGNGCHYRGDSRVINPQGETLASAEPHQATRIDAELSMVALREYREKFPAWQDADGFRLL; this is encoded by the coding sequence GTGCCTGGTTTGAAGATTACGCTTTTGCAGCAACCGTTGGTGTGGATGGATGGTCCTGCCAACCTGCGCCATTTTGATCGTCAACTGGAAGGTATTACCGGGCGCGATGCGATCGTTCTACCAGAGATGTTCACCAGCGGCTTTGCCATGGAAGCGGCGGTTTCATCGCTATCGCAAGAGAACGTGGTGGACTGGATGAGCGCCAAAGCGCAACAGTGCAATGCGTTGATTGCGGGCAGTGTTGCATTACAAACGGACTCAGGTTCGGTTAATCGCTTTTTGCTGGTTGAGCCGGGCGGCACGGTACATTTTTATGACAAGCGTCATCTGTTCCGCATGGCGGATGAGCATCTGCATTATAAAGCGGGCAATGAGCGAGTGATTGTGGAATGGCGCGGCTGGCGTATTTTGCCGCTGGTGTGCTACGACCTACGTTTTCCGGTGTGGTCGCGCAATTTCAACGATTATGACCTGGCAATCTACGTCGCCAACTGGCCTGCCCCGCGCTCTCTGCACTGGCAGGCTTTGCTGACGGCTCGCGCTATTGAAAATCAGGCGTATGTGGCGGGATGTAATCGCGTGGGTAGCGATGGCAATGGCTGCCACTATCGCGGCGACAGTCGGGTGATTAATCCGCAAGGCGAAACTCTCGCTAGCGCCGAACCACACCAGGCCACACGCATTGATGCAGAACTTTCGATGGTGGCATTACGAGAATATCGTGAA
- the fadE gene encoding acyl-CoA dehydrogenase FadE produces MMILSILATVVLLGALFYHRVSLFISSLILLAWTAALGVSGLWSAWILVPLAIILVPFNFAPMRKSMISAPVFRGFRKVMPPMSRTEKEAIDAGTTWWEGDLFQGKPDWKKLHNYPQPRLTAEEQAFLDGPVEEACRMANDFQITHELADLPPELWAYLKEHRFFAMIIKKEYGGLEFSAYAQSRVLQKLSGVSGILAITVGVPNSLGPGELLQHYGTDEQKKHYLPRLARGQEIPCFALTSPEAGSDAGAIPDTGIVCMGEWQGQQVLGMRLTWNKRYITLAPIATVLGLAFKLSDPDKLLGGDEDLGITCALIPTTTPGVEIGRRHFPLNVPFQNGPTRGKDVFVPIDYIIGGPKMAGQGWRMLVECLSVGRGITLPSNSTGGVKSVALATGAYAHIRRQFKISIGKMEGIEEPLARIAGNAYVMDAAASLITYGIMLGEKPAVLSAIVKYHCTHRGQQSIIDAMDITGGKGIMLGQSNFLARAYQGAPIAITVEGANILTRSMMIFGQGAIRCHPYVLEEMEAAKNNDVNAFDKLLFKHIGHVGSNKVRSFWLGLTRGLTSSTPTGDATKRYYQHLNRLSANLALLSDVSMAVLGGSLKRRERISARLGDILSQLYLASAVLKRYDDEGRNEADLPLVHWGVQDALYQAEQAMDDLLQNFPNRVVAGLLNMVIFPTGRHYLAPSDKLDHKVAKILQVPNATRSRIGRGQYLTPSEHNPVGLLEEALVDVIAADPIHQRICKELGKNLPFTRLDELAHNALAKGLIDKDEAAILVKAEESRLRSINVDDFEPEELATKPVKLPEKVRKVEAA; encoded by the coding sequence ATGATGATTTTGAGTATTCTCGCTACGGTTGTCCTGCTCGGCGCGTTGTTTTATCACCGCGTGAGCTTATTTATCAGCAGTCTGATTTTGCTCGCCTGGACAGCCGCCCTCGGCGTCTCTGGTTTGTGGTCGGCGTGGATACTGGTGCCTCTGGCCATTATCCTCGTGCCATTTAACTTTGCGCCAATGCGTAAGTCGATGATTTCAGCGCCGGTATTTCGCGGTTTCCGTAAGGTGATGCCACCGATGTCGCGCACTGAGAAAGAAGCGATTGATGCGGGCACCACCTGGTGGGAGGGCGACTTGTTCCAGGGCAAGCCGGACTGGAAAAAGCTGCATAACTATCCGCAGCCGCGCCTGACCGCAGAAGAGCAAGCGTTTCTCGACGGCCCGGTAGAAGAAGCCTGCCGGATGGCGAATGATTTCCAGATTACCCATGAACTGGCAGATCTGCCGCCGGAGCTGTGGGCATATCTGAAAGAGCATCGTTTCTTCGCGATGATCATCAAAAAAGAGTACGGCGGGCTGGAGTTCTCGGCTTATGCCCAGTCTCGCGTGCTACAAAAACTCTCCGGCGTGAGCGGGATCCTGGCGATTACCGTCGGCGTGCCGAACTCATTAGGCCCGGGCGAGCTGCTGCAACATTACGGCACTGATGAGCAGAAAAAGCACTATCTGCCGCGTCTGGCACGTGGTCAGGAGATCCCTTGCTTTGCGCTAACCAGCCCGGAAGCGGGTTCCGATGCGGGCGCTATTCCGGACACCGGGATTGTTTGCATGGGTGAGTGGCAGGGCCAGCAGGTGCTGGGAATGCGTCTGACCTGGAACAAACGCTACATTACGCTGGCACCAATTGCGACCGTGCTTGGGCTGGCGTTTAAACTCTCCGACCCGGACAAACTGCTCGGCGGAGACGAAGATTTAGGCATTACCTGTGCGCTGATCCCGACCACCACGCCGGGCGTGGAAATTGGTCGTCGCCACTTCCCTCTGAACGTACCGTTCCAGAACGGACCGACGCGTGGCAAAGATGTCTTCGTACCGATCGATTACATTATCGGCGGCCCCAAAATGGCCGGACAAGGCTGGCGGATGCTGGTGGAGTGTCTCTCGGTAGGTCGTGGCATCACCCTGCCTTCCAACTCAACCGGCGGCGTGAAGTCGGTGGCGCTGGCAACGGGCGCGTATGCTCACATTCGTCGTCAGTTCAAAATCTCTATCGGTAAGATGGAAGGGATTGAAGAGCCGCTGGCGCGTATTGCCGGTAATGCTTACGTAATGGATGCTGCGGCGTCGCTGATTACCTACGGCATTATGCTCGGTGAAAAACCGGCTGTGCTGTCGGCTATCGTTAAGTATCACTGTACCCACCGTGGGCAGCAGTCGATTATCGATGCGATGGATATTACTGGTGGTAAAGGCATTATGCTCGGTCAGAGCAACTTCCTGGCGCGTGCTTACCAGGGGGCTCCGATTGCCATCACCGTTGAAGGGGCGAATATTCTGACCCGTAGCATGATGATCTTCGGTCAGGGGGCGATTCGTTGTCATCCATATGTGCTGGAAGAGATGGAAGCGGCAAAAAACAATGACGTCAACGCGTTCGATAAACTGTTGTTCAAACATATCGGTCACGTCGGTAGTAACAAAGTTCGTAGCTTCTGGCTTGGTTTGACGCGCGGGTTAACCAGCAGTACGCCAACCGGCGATGCAACTAAACGTTATTATCAGCACCTGAACCGCCTGAGCGCCAACCTTGCCCTACTTTCTGATGTGTCGATGGCGGTGCTGGGTGGTAGCCTGAAACGCCGTGAGCGTATCTCGGCACGTCTGGGGGATATTTTAAGTCAGCTTTACCTCGCCTCCGCCGTTTTGAAACGTTATGACGACGAAGGCCGCAATGAAGCTGACCTGCCGCTGGTGCACTGGGGCGTTCAGGATGCGCTGTATCAGGCTGAACAGGCGATGGATGATTTGCTACAAAACTTCCCGAACCGCGTGGTTGCCGGACTGCTGAATATGGTGATCTTCCCAACCGGTCGTCACTATCTGGCGCCGTCTGACAAGCTGGATCATAAGGTGGCGAAGATTTTACAAGTGCCAAACGCCACCCGTTCTCGCATTGGTCGCGGTCAGTACCTGACGCCGAGTGAGCATAATCCGGTTGGCTTGCTGGAAGAGGCGCTGGTAGATGTGATTGCCGCCGATCCAATTCATCAGCGGATCTGTAAAGAGCTGGGTAAAAATCTGCCATTTACCCGTCTGGATGAACTGGCACACAACGCGCTGGCGAAAGGGCTAATTGATAAAGATGAAGCCGCCATTCTGGTGAAAGCGGAAGAGAGCCGTCTGCGCAGTATTAACGTTGATGACTTTGAACCGGAAGAGCTGGCGACGAAGCCGGTAAAGTTGCCGGAGAAAGTGCGGAAAGTTGAAGCCGCGTAA
- the dpaA gene encoding peptidoglycan meso-diaminopimelic acid protein amidase, with product MRKIALILAMLLIPCVSFASLLGSGSSTTPVSKEYKQQLMGSPVYIQIFKEERTLDLYVKMGEQYQLLDSYKICKYSGGLGPKQRQGDFKSPEGFYSVQRNQLKPDSRYYKAINIGFPNAYDRAHGYEGKYLMIHGDCVSIGCYAMTNQGIDEIFQFVTGALVFGQPSVQVSIYPFRMTDANMKRHKYSNFKDFWEQLKPGYDYFEQTRKPPTVSVVNGRYVVSKPLSHEVVQPQLASNYTLPEAK from the coding sequence ATGCGTAAAATCGCATTAATTCTTGCGATGTTGTTGATCCCGTGCGTTTCGTTTGCCAGTTTGCTGGGCAGCGGTAGTTCCACCACGCCAGTGAGCAAAGAGTATAAGCAGCAGTTGATGGGATCTCCTGTCTACATCCAAATCTTCAAGGAAGAGCGCACGCTCGATCTCTACGTCAAAATGGGCGAGCAATATCAACTGCTCGACAGTTATAAAATCTGTAAATATTCCGGCGGGTTAGGCCCCAAACAGCGTCAGGGCGATTTCAAAAGTCCGGAAGGGTTTTATAGCGTTCAGCGTAATCAATTAAAACCAGACAGCCGTTACTACAAAGCAATCAATATTGGTTTCCCTAATGCCTATGACCGCGCGCATGGTTACGAAGGGAAATACCTGATGATTCACGGCGATTGTGTTTCCATCGGCTGCTACGCGATGACCAATCAGGGTATTGATGAGATCTTCCAGTTCGTTACTGGTGCGCTAGTATTTGGTCAGCCGAGCGTGCAGGTGAGTATTTACCCGTTCCGCATGACCGACGCCAATATGAAGCGCCATAAGTATTCCAACTTTAAGGACTTCTGGGAGCAACTGAAGCCGGGCTACGACTACTTTGAACAGACTCGTAAGCCACCGACCGTTTCTGTGGTCAATGGCCGTTACGTCGTCAGCAAGCCGTTAAGCCACGAAGTTGTGCAACCACAACTGGCATCAAACTACACGCTCCCCGAGGCAAAATAA